Below is a window of Shewanella khirikhana DNA.
AGCCCTTGCATGCACAGTCAATTCACAGCTGCGTATGTTTCATAAGCCACATTTTGGCGCTGTTGCAGCGAAAATCAGGCTCAGCGTTTACCCAAAGCCCGCTTGCGGGCTTTTTGCTTTTGCGCCGCCTTGCTCAGGCTGCGGGGGCGCTCGATATGAAGTGTTAAATCCGGCTCAAATCCTTGATACCACTGGGGTGCAAGACGGCGGTCCAGGAAGGTTTCAAGCTCAATGTGCAGGGCTTCATCGCTGGGGTCGAGTAAGGTTAACGCAAGCCCGGAAGCCCCTGCCCGACCGGTGCGGCCAATGCGGTGCACATAATCTTCACGCTTGAATGGCAACTCAAGATTGATGACACAGGGCAGCGCCTCTATATCCAGCCCCCTGGCGGCCACATCGGTCGCCACCAGCACCCGCGCCGAGCCCGCTTTGAAGTCGGCAAGATTCTGCTCGCGCTGCTTTTGCGACAGGTCGGCATGCATGGCCACGGCGCCATGGCCCGACCCGATAAGCTGGGCAGTGAGTTTATCGGCCCCTTCCCTGGTGCGGCTGAAAATCAGCACCTGTTTCCAGTCATTTTTACCGAGCAAATGGCTCAAAAACTCGGGTTTTCTCGCTGCGTCAATGGCGTAGATCCGCTCCTCAATCAGCGGCTTATCGTCTTTGGCGGCGGCAATTTCCACCAGCGCAGGCGATGTCATCAGGCTTTTGGCTACGCGCCAGACACCATCGCCAAAGGTGGCCGAAAACAGCGCTGTCTGACGCGCTTTGCCAAGCTTCCTGGTGATGGCGCGAATTTCATCCTCAAAGCCCATATCGAGCATGCGGTCGGCTTCATCGAATACCATAAAACTCACGGTATCGATGCGCAGCGTACGCTTTTTAAGATGGTCAATCAGCCTGCCCGGGGTGGCAATCAGTAAGTCCACACCGCCCTTGATGGCC
It encodes the following:
- a CDS encoding DEAD/DEAH box helicase: MSFAAFNLPSPLPDNLSGAGFTAPTEVQAAAIPALMDGRDLMVKAATGTGKTAAFLLPMLAKLLAETAPERNLPSPRALVLVPTRELCQQVYDAAAQLGKGSGAKVAQAYGGVPLESQLKAIKGGVDLLIATPGRLIDHLKKRTLRIDTVSFMVFDEADRMLDMGFEDEIRAITRKLGKARQTALFSATFGDGVWRVAKSLMTSPALVEIAAAKDDKPLIEERIYAIDAARKPEFLSHLLGKNDWKQVLIFSRTREGADKLTAQLIGSGHGAVAMHADLSQKQREQNLADFKAGSARVLVATDVAARGLDIEALPCVINLELPFKREDYVHRIGRTGRAGASGLALTLLDPSDEALHIELETFLDRRLAPQWYQGFEPDLTLHIERPRSLSKAAQKQKARKRALGKR